ACTGGCGTATGAGCAGGTCCCGGTGGAGTTGCAGGCCACCATGTGGAAACCAGCCTCGGCCAGCCGGTCAAACGCCTGCTCCAGAAAGTTATACTTGAGGTAATACCTGGCGGTGTACCTGTCCGGGGGGCGGTCCGGGTCTCGGCTCTCGTTCAGGGTTTCTCCAAACACCTCTTTGGCCAGAGAGATCCGGCTGCAGACGGTTATCCGGGCGACTCTGCGGAACTTGGCGTCCGCCTGGATGTCTCTACCGATGGTGTAGCTGCCTCTGTACCCGATGGTGATGTATCCGGCGGTGGCTCCGGGTGTCCGgtccgaggaggaggaggaggaggtgaccgGGCTGGTGGTGAGGAGCTCCGCGTCCTCCGGCTCCGTGTCCTCCGCGGTGGTAGTGACTACAGAGAGCCGCCTGGAGAGCTCCGGCAGCTGGAAGTAGTCCGCTTCTCTCTGCAGCCTCCGTCTCTCTTTGAAGAACTCCGGCAGGAAGAG
Above is a genomic segment from Sebastes umbrosus isolate fSebUmb1 chromosome 2, fSebUmb1.pri, whole genome shotgun sequence containing:
- the kctd12.2 gene encoding BTB/POZ domain-containing protein KCTD12.2 yields the protein MAQSFPEIVELNVGGQVYVTRLETLTAVSSSLLWTKFTQSSPGDLPKDSKGRFFFDRDGFLFRYILDYLRDSELFLPEFFKERRRLQREADYFQLPELSRRLSVVTTTAEDTEPEDAELLTTSPVTSSSSSSDRTPGATAGYITIGYRGSYTIGRDIQADAKFRRVARITVCSRISLAKEVFGETLNESRDPDRPPDRYTARYYLKYNFLEQAFDRLAEAGFHMVACNSTGTCSYASNDPGEDKLWTSYTEYVFSR